A genome region from Polyodon spathula isolate WHYD16114869_AA chromosome 19, ASM1765450v1, whole genome shotgun sequence includes the following:
- the LOC121294651 gene encoding cytoskeleton-associated protein 5-like isoform X1, whose amino-acid sequence MADDSEWMKLPIDQKCEHKLWKARLHGYEEALKLFQRIDDEKSPEWSKYLGFIKKFVTDSNAVAQLKGLEAVLAYVENAHVAGRTTGEVVSGVVCKVFNQPKARAKELGLEICMMYIEIEKAEAVQEELLKGLDNKNPKIIVMCIETIRKALSEFGSKIVTLKPVVKVLPKLFESREKAVRDEAKLLAVEMYRWIRDALRPPLQNINSVQFKELEEEWVKLPPSAPKQTRFLRSQQDLKTKFEQAASSDGVDGDEDEEAPPEVDAYELLEAVEILSKLPKDFYEKIESKKWQERKEALEALEILVKNPKIESGDFGDVVRTLKKVIGKDTNVMLVAVAAKCVVGLATGLRKKFGTYACLVVPTILEKFKEKKPNVVQALQEAIDAVFLTTTLQNISEDVLAVMDNKNPSIKQQSSLFLSRSFRHCTPSTLPKSLLKPFCAALLKQINDSAPEVRDAAFEALGTALKVVGEKAVNPFLADVDKLKLDRIKECAEKIELAGGKKVAGGAEKKDVKSATKTAPVAEAPPAKPAAPQKKAPVAKAGGPPKKGKVAGGAGAKGKKAAVETKDVVETELSDEVCEEKASAVLPSSCMQLLDSGNWKERLASMEEFQKAVEQMEKSEMPCQALVRMLAKKPGWKETNFQVMQMKLHIVGLIAVKGNFSKTSALVVLECLVDKIGDVKCGIKSKEALTAIGEACSLPWTAEHVVSMAFAQKNPKNQAETLNWLANAMKEFGFSGINVKAFINNVKTALGATNPAVRTSAIALLGVMFLYMGAPLRMFFEDEKPALLTQIDAEFEKMQGQTPPAPFRGSIKKEGQDENEEAEEPDDEGGNDVMDLLPRSDIGEKITSDMVSKMSDKNWKIRKEGLDEVAAVINEAKFIQPNIGELPIALKARLGDSNKILLQQTLTILQQIATAMGPNIKQHVKNLGIPIITVLGDSKSNVRAAALTTLNAWVEQTGMKEWLEGEDLSEELKKENPFLRQEVLGWLAEKLPTLRTVPPDLMLCVPNLYSCLEDRNGDVRKKAQEALPTFMMHLGYEKMFKATNKLKTASKDQVVSLLEKARTNMPAKPAAPVKAADSKPAGGVKSAPASAKPQPPPAYDESEVSVPDSKQDPKKAKSAGAAAKGKTTSQSSDANDSMGKANTSLSKPNSQSKGKSSKQGVIGKKAPIKSNAKEEEDKSGPIFTHVPNGKEQRIKDEKGLKVLKWNFTTPRDEYIEQLKTQMSSCSAKWLQDELFHLDFQHHIKALTAMIEHLEDEKDATINCLDLVLKWFTLRFFDTNTSVLMKALEYLKMLFTMLSRENYHLNEYEASSFIPYLVLKVGESKDVVRKDVRALLNMMCKVYPASKVFTFLMDGTKSKNSKQRAECLEELGCLIESYGMNVCQPTAAKALKEIAVHIGDRDNSVRNAALNTVVVVYNVCGDQVFKLIGNLSEKEMSMLEERIKRSAKKPAAAPVKQVEEKPQRSQGGHPNASLMRRPPLDEVPSKLKIMYRTYRIQSRSQNAHPEQSFPSIPREFQLDLDIIENDHTRVSEMPDLVQHKLDELLEPVLIPEPKIRAVSPHFDDMHNSIASTINFVVSQVASGDINTSIQALAQIDEVLRQEDKAEAMSGHIDQFLIATFMQLRLIYSTHMADERLDKDDIVRLYSCIIGNMISLFQMELLAREASMGVLKDLMHGLITLMLDSRVEDLEDGQQLIRSVNLLVVRVLEKSDQTNILSALLVLLQDSLLASASSPKFSELVMKCLWRMVRLLPESVNNINLDRILLDIHNFMKIFPKDKLKQLKSDIPLRTLKTLLHTLCRLTGPKILDHMTMIENKNESELETHLRRVVKHSLDQTSSKSDRETEKGANGMDELAAKSKVSDILAEIFKKIGSKENTKEGLTELYEYKQKYSDADIDPFLKNTSQFFQSYVERGLRMIELEREGKGRVQSSSSGISPQSADTFVPSSTITAPTIPTNGEEVKPAVYLERLKILRQRHGLENNSKQHDERPPLTSLLSKPSAPTVASSTDMLHSKLSQLKESREHYHQELESNQSHMQSSMGTTSSVTNLDDLKKRLERIKSNRK is encoded by the exons ATGGCGGATGACAGTGAATGGATGAAGTTGCCCATTGATCAGAAATGTGAACACAAG ctGTGGAAAGCAAGATTGCATGGCTATGAGGAAGCTCTGAAGTTATTTCAGAGGATTGATGATGAAAAAAGTCCAGAATGGTCAAAGTACCTTGGATTCATAAAAAAATTTGTGACGGACTCCAATGCTGTCGCTCAGTTGAAAGGTCTGGAAGCAGTACTTGCTTATGTTGAAAATGCGCATGTGGCTGGAAG aACTACCGGAGAGGTGGTCTCTGGTGTTGTATGTAAAGTTTTTAATCAGCCCAAAGCCAGGGCAAAGGAACTGGGATTAGAAATCTGCATGATGTATATAGAGATAGAAAAGGCAGAGGCAGTTCAGGAAGAACTATTAAAAGGACTGGATAACAAAAATCCCAAAATTATTGTAATGTGCATCGAAACAATAAGGAAAGCACTAAG TGAATTTGGTTCGAAAATTGTTACATTGAAGCCAGTTGTCAAAGTGTTGCCAAAATTGTTTGAATCTCGAGAGAAAGCTGTTCGAGATGAGGCCAAATTGTTAGCGGTGGAGATGTACAGGTGGATTCGAGATGCTCTGCGACCTCCACTCCAGAACATTAACTCTGTACAG TTTAAAGAGCTGGAAGAAGAATGGGTGAAGTTGCCACCTTCAGCCCCAAAACAGACACGATTCCTCCGTTCACAACAAGATCTAAAAACCAAGTTTGAACAGGCAGCAAGTTCAGATGGAGTTGATG GGGATGAAGATGAAGAAGCTCCCCCAGAAGTGGATGCTTATGAGCTCCTAGAAGCTGTTGAGATTCTTTCAAAATTGCCTAAAGATTTCTATGAAAAAATT GAATCAAAGAAATGGCAGGAAAGAAAAGAGGCTCTGGAAGCTTTAGAAATCTTagtaaaaaatcctaaaatagaAAGTGGAGACTTTGGGGATGTGGTCAGAACACTTAAAAAG GTTATTGGAAAGGATACAAATGTTATGCTTGTTGCAGTAGCAGCAAAGTGCGTTGTTGGATTGGCTACTGGGCTGAGGAAGAAATTTGGGACATATGCATGCCTT gtGGTGCCAACTATTTTGGAAAAATTCAAAGAGAAGAAACCTAATGTGGTCCAGGCTTTGCAGGAGGCAATTGATGCTGTCTTCCTTACT actacATTGCAGAATATTTCAGAAGATGTACTGGCTGTGATGGACAACAAAAATCCTTCAATCAAACAGCAGTCATCTTTATTTCTGTCAAGAAGCTTTCGCCACTGCACTCCCTCCACACTGCCAAAAAGTCTCTTGAAACCATTTTGTGCTGCACTGCTGAAG CAAATTAATGATTCAGCCCCTGAGGTCCGAGATGCTGCTTTTGAAGCACTTGGTACTGCATTGAAAGTGGTTGGAGAAAAGGCTGTGAATCCATTCCTGGCTGATGTTGACAAGCTCAAACTTGACAGG ATTAAAGAATGTGCTGAGAAGATTGAGTTAGCTGGTGGAAAGAAAGTGGCTGGTGGAGCAGAAAAGAAAGATGTGAAATCTGCCACAAAGACTGCGCCAGTAGCTGAGGCTCCACCTGCAAAACCTGCAGCCCCTCAAAAAAAAGCTCCGGTGGCCAAG GCTGGTGGGCCACCCAAGAAGGGGAAAGTAGCAGGAGGAGCTGGAGCTAAAGGGAAGAAAGCAGCTGTTGAGACTAAAGATGTGGTGGAGACTGAACTTTCT GATGAGGTATGTGAAGAGAAAGCTTCAGCTGTGCTTCCTTCTTCCTGTATGCAGCTTTTGGACAGTGGTAACTGGAAGGAAAGGCTGGCTAGTATGGAGGAGTTCCAAAAG GCAGTAGAGCAGATGGAGAAAAGTGAGATGCCCTGCCAGGCCCTGGTTCGGATGCTGGCAAAGAAACCAGGCTGGAAAGAGACTAACTTTCAG GTGATGCAGATGAAGCTTCATATTGTTGGACTGATTGCTGTAAAAGGAAACTTCTCAAAAACCTCTGCTCTCGTTGTTCTGGAGTGTTTGGTCGATAAAATAGGGGATGTGAAGTGTGGAATTAAATCCAAAGAGGCCCTTACTGCGATAGGAGAGGCGTGCTCGTTGCCATGGACTGCTGAACAC GTTGTGTCGATGGCTTTTGCACAGAAGAatccaaaaaatcaagcagagaCATTAAACTGGTTGGCAAATGCAATGAAAGAATTTGGTTTTTCAGG GATAAATGTAAAggcttttattaataatgtcaAGACTGCCCTGGGTGCAACTAATCCT GCTGTGCGAACTTCTGCTATTGCTTTGTTGGGTGTAATGTTCCTGTACATGGGAGCCCCCCTACGTATGTTCTTTGAGGATGAAAAACCAGCCTTGCTAACTCAAATTGATGCAGAATTTGAAAAG ATGCAAGGTCAGACACCCCCAGCTCCCTTTCGGGGTTCCATCAAGAAGGAAGGACAGGATGAAAATGAGGAGGCAGAGGAACCAGATGATGAAGGTGGAAATGATGTCATGGATCTCTTGCCAAGATCTGATATTGG CGAAAAAATTACATCTGATATGGTGTCCAAGATGAGTGATAAGAACTGGAAGATCAGAAAGGAGGGACTGGATGAAGTAGCGGCTGTGATTAATGAGGCCAAATTTATTCAGCCAAATATCGGAGAGCTTCCAATAGCACTGAAAGCGCGCCTTGGGGACTCCAATAAGATTCTG CTACAACAAACACTGACGATACTGCAACAGATAGCTACAGCCATGGGCCCCAATATCAAACAACATGTTAAGAATCTTGGGATTCCTATTATTACAGTGCTGGGGGACAGCAAG aGTAATGTTCGAGCTGCAGCCCTCACAACACTCAATGCCTGGGTTGAACAAACAGGGATGAAGGAGTGGTTGGAAGGAGAGGATCTGTCTGAGGAACTGAAGAAGGAAAATCCCTTCTTGAGGCAGGAG GTTTTAGGTTGGCTGGCAGAAAAGCTGCCCACACTACGCACTGTGCCCCCAGATCTCATGCTATGTGTGCCCAACCTGTACTCCTGTCTAGAAGACAGGAATGGGGATGTACGAAAGAAAGCTCAGGAAGCTCTTCCAACATTTATGATGCACCTTGGATATGAAAAAATGTTTAAGGCTACAAATAAACTAAAG ACTGCATCAAAGGACCAGGTGGTGTCTTTGCTAGAAAAAGCCAGGACCAACATGCCAGCTAAGCCTGCTGCACCCGTTAAGGCTGCTGACTCTAAACCAGCAGGGGGTGTAAAGTCTGCACCAG CTTCTGCCAAGCCTCAGCCTCCTCCAGCATATGATGAATCTGAAGTGAGTGTTCCTGATTCTAAACAGGATCCCAAGAAAGCCAAATCAGCTGGAGCTGCTGCCAAAGGAAAG ACAACTTCACAGTCTTCAGATGCTAATGACAGTATGGGAAAGGCTAATACCAGCCTCTCTAAACCCAACAGCCAGTCAAAAGGAAAGTCAAGTAAACAG GGCGTCATTGGTAAGAAAGCACCAATCAAATCAAATGCCAAGGAAGAGGAGGACAAATCTGGTCCCATTTTCACCCATGTTCCCAATGGAAAAGAACAGAGAATAAAGGATGAAAAAGGATTGAAG gtcCTTAAGTGGAACTTTACTACTCCTCGAGATGAGTACATTGAGCAGTTGAAAACTCAGATGTCAAGCTGTTCAGCAAAGTGGCTACAGGATGAGCTTTTCCATTTGGATTTCCAGCATCACATCAAAGCTTTAACAGCTATGATTGAG cacTTGGAAGATGAAAAAGATGCCACTATAAACTGCCTGGACCTGGTTCTGAAGTGGTTTACTCTGCGGTTCTTTGACACCAACACCAGTGTCCTTATGAAGGCCTTGGAATACCTGAAGATGCTCTTTACAATGTTGAGCAGAGAGAACTATCACCTTAATGAATATGAGGCTTCTTCCTTCATCCCATACCTTGTACTCAag GTTGGAGAATCAAAAGATGTTGTACGTAAAGATGTGCGTGCACTTCTTAATATGATGTGTAAAGTCTATCCTGCAAGCAAGGTTTTCACCTTCCTAATGGATGGGACAAAATCAAAGAACTCAAAACAGCGAGCTG aatgtctGGAGGAACTGGGCTGTTTAATTGAATCTTATGGGATGAATGTTTGCCAGCCTACAGCAGCAAAAGCACTTAAAGAAATTGCAGTTCATATTGGAGATCGGGACAACTCTGTTCGTAATGCCGCCCTCAACACTGTAGTTGTTGTATATAACGTCTGTGGAGACCAGGTTTTCAAACTAATAGGAAAT CTTTCAGAAAAGGAGATGAGTATGTTGGAAGAAAGAATTAAACGTTCTGCCAAGAAACCAGCAGCTGCACCTGTTAAACAAGTAGAGGAAAAACCACAGAGATCACAAGGAGGACATCCCAATGCCAGTTTAATGCGGAGGCCACCCTTGGATGAAGTACCTTCAAAATTAAA AATAATGTATCGTACCTATAGGAT CCAATCCAGATCTCAGAATGCACACCCGGAGCAATCTTTTCCTTCAATTCCAAGAGAGTTCCAGTTAGACCTTGATATCATTGAAAATGACCATACTAGAGTCAGTGAGATGCCAGATTTGGTACAGCATAAACTTGATGAACTCTTGGAGCCCGTCTTAATACCAGAGCCCAA gatccGTGCGGTCTCTCCCCATTTTGATGATATGCACAACAGTATAGCCTCCACCATAAATTTTGTTGTCTCACAGGTAGCTAGTGGGGACATTAACACCAGTATCCAGGCCTTGGCACAG ATCGATGAGGTTTTGCGACAGGAGGATAAAGCGGAAGCTATGTCTGGGCACATTGATCAGTTCCTGATTGCAACATTTATGCAGCTTCGCCTTATCTACAGCACGCACATGGCTGATGAAAGACTGGACAAAGATGACATTGTCAGACTTTACAGCTGTATTATTGGGAATATGATTTCA cttttccaGATGGAATTGCTGGCCCGGGAGGCATCGATGGGAGTGCTGAAAGACTTGATGCACGGATTGATTACTCTAATGTTAGATTCTCGAGTGGAGGACTTGGAAGATGGGCAGCAGCTCATCAGATCTGTCAATTTGCTTGTTGTTAGAGTTTTAGAAAAGTCAGATCAGACCAACATATTAAG tgcccTCCTTGTGCTACTACAAGACAGCCTCCTTGCCTCTGCAAGCTCTCCAAAGTTTTCAGAACTGGTCATGAAg tgtctgTGGCGTATGGTTCGACTCCTTCCAGAGTCTGTTAATAACATCAATCTAGACCGAATCCTTCTGGACATCCACAACTTTATGAAAATATTTCCAAAGGATAAGTTAAAACAACTAAAAAGTGATATTCCACTGAGGACCCTTAAAACACTGCTGCACACTCTCTGCAGATTGACAGGACCAAAG ATCTTGGATCACATGACCATGATAGAAAACAAGAATGAATCAGAGCTGGAAACTCATCTTAGACGAGTTGTGAAACACTCCTTGGATCAGACCAGCTCAAAGTCTGACAGAGAAACAGAAAAAGGAGCCAATGGAATG GATGAACTGGCTGCTAAATCAAAAGTGAGTGACATCCTGGCTGAAATCTTTAAGAAGATCGGTTCCAAGGAAAACACTAAAGAG ggTTTAACAGAGCTTTATGAATATAAGCAGAAATATTCGGATGCAGATATCGATCCCTTCTTGAAAAACACCTCCCAGTTCTTCCAGAGCTATGTAGAACGAGGTCTCCGGATGATAGAGTTGGAAAGAGAGGGCAAAGGAAGAGTTCAGTCCTCAAGTTCAG GAATTAGCCCACAAAGCGCCGATACATTTGTGCCTAGCTCAACAATTACTGCACCAACAATTCCTACCAACGGAGAAGAAGTTAAACCTGCCGTGTATCTGGAGAGGTTAAAGATTCTCCGGCAGCGGCATGGCCTAGAAAACAATTCAAAG CAGCACGATGAGAGGCCACCTCTTACGTCTTTGCTTTCAAAGCCGTCGGCCCCCACAGTCGCTTCCTCAACAGACATGCTGCACAGTAAACTCTCACAACTAAAGGAGTCCCGAGAACATTACCATCAGGAACTTGAATCTAACCAATCGCACATGCAGAGCAGCATGGGTACCACATCCTCTGTCACCAACCTTGATGACTTGAAAAAGAGGCTAGAAAGAATAAAGAGCAACCGCAAATAA